In Silene latifolia isolate original U9 population chromosome 3, ASM4854445v1, whole genome shotgun sequence, a single window of DNA contains:
- the LOC141649762 gene encoding putative disease resistance protein RGA3: MATGIVITVAANLLAKLDSEELREICSMSGYDSQLDELKVRVSTIKSILVDVESKLEVLTQRDLDFIPKLKKAVYLFDDVVDEFNTNMVLKNNHIKGGNISKEVRQFFALSVHLLVSFDMSVRTEQLRNNLDDLAKDCPQFEFSDMYVPTKEKLETLYVDAKDSIIGREADKEAIVEMLLGDSESSNDIGRNVSFVTIVGIGGSGKSALASLVYKDDRIEKEFDLRLWVFVSNDFDLEKIFRQMLGSDALQWFGIEHLGRKVRNLIEGNRYLLVLDNIQNKSYDEWEKLKSILDLGMKGSRVLVTSPSKRFAYEVVGDPVYELNDLSEENSWNLFKRLAFEQGKEPMNSNDHLFDIGKEIVKKCDNVPLAIRVVASMLYDQDESKWLAFKNYNLREMGLGITNVMSILKYSYYYHLTPALRSCFSYCALFPKDDFIEKELLIRLWMAHGCLDEPRDCGDKEDVGDEYFSILLHRCFLHEAITDIYGEIKYCMMHDLIHDLVKEVAGEEIVTLDSPKGRFDKSCHLSFTHDGCVYLRWPLMQVREMKALRTFLTVPRWASLDYPMSDVHTICESDFFPICSFNVDEICSHLRQLRLLYLNPLTFYTLPNSLNNLSHLRDLDLSGNGKLTVLPNSITELYNLQVLNLDGTNIRELPRNTRKLVNLRHLFLRHCKFLTHMPPGLNTLTNLHTLTTFVVGKGTFMQGKLRDLNDLVNLRGELSIIFNNSSSCDLANYRQIEFLRTNHVTKLNIQFSDQGAIHETLLDRLQPHSRLKGIQIESYEAFKLPRWAESLSSSLPNLVKIHLVKFDNLEILPSLSELRHLKYLKLKAISNVEFMENDVIGPSNEELLFFPSLVKLELSEFPKLKRWWRDDRRKVTGEVGSSSIIVPTFSSLLDLILTDCPSLTHFPSCPSLCHLEVRRCHNALTLLENNKAVQCQPEIGQTSSSSSGIPLLEMYNLTLDNVGAFHYLCGESHEGIWSLWIQGFEGDNLSTLANKCVRCVSSLKELKFLVIWDCPKLKSLSGALKQLTSLQGLTISKCENLELENNEKQASMTSWESLHLLSYLRLHDLPKLVYLPQEFQYLTSLRSLSIFNCENLESLPEWISCLTSLQTLKIYKCDKLKSLPEAIAHMPALNTLEIRKCESLERRCRKPDGEDWPKVRHIRLDITPVK, encoded by the coding sequence ATGGCAACCGGAATAGTGATCACGGTTGCTGCAAATCTGTTGGCTAAACTCGACAGTGAGGAATTGAGAGAGATATGTTCCATGTCCGGGTATGATTCCCAACTTGATGAGCTTAAGGTTCGTGTATCCACCATCAAGTCTATACTCGTTGATGTCGAATCTAAACTCGAAGTGCTCACTCAAAGAGATTTGGATTTTATTCCCAAGCTAAAGAAAGCTGTTTATCTGTTCGACGATGTGGTCGATGAGTTCAACACTAATATGGTCCTGAAGAATAACCATATAAAGGGTGGTAACATCTCTAAAGAGGTACGCCAGTTCTTCGCTCTTTCTGTCCACCTTCTCGTTTCTTTTGATATGTCGGTTCGGACTGAGCAACTTAGGAACAACTTGGATGACCTTGCCAAAGATTGTCCACAATTTGAGTTTAGTGATATGTATGTGCCTACTAAGGAAAAACTAGAGACCTTGTATGTTGATGCCAAAGATAGTATTATTGGTAGAGAGGCCGACAAGGAGGCTATTGTGGAAATGTTACTTGGAGATTCCGAATCTTCAAATGACATTGGTCGCAATGTTTCTTTTGTCACTATTGTTGGGATTGGTGGGTCAGGGAAATCCGCGCTTGCCTCACTAGTGTATAAGGATGATAGGATTGAAAAGGAATTTGATTTGAGGTTATGGGTCTTTGTTTCTAACGACTTTGACTTGGAAAAAATCTTCCGTCAAATGCTCGGTAGTGATGCGTTACAATGGTTTGGTATAGAACATTTAGGACGAAAAGTCCGAAATTTGATAGAGGGGAATAGGTATTTGCTTGTATTAGATAATATACAGAACAAAAGTTATGATGAATGGGAAAAGTTAAAGTCGATTTTGGACTTAGGTATGAAGGGTAGTAGAGTTTTGGTTACTAGTCCCTCGAAAAGATTTGCATATGAGGTTGTTGGTGATCCCGTTTATGAGTTGAATGATCTCTCGGAAGAGAATTCGTGGAACTTATTTAAGAGGCTAGCATTTGAACAAGGAAAAGAACCCATGAATAGTAATGATCATCTCTTTGACATTGGTAAGGAGATTGTGAAAAAATGTGATAATGTTCCTTTGGCCATAAGGGTGGTTGCTAGCATGTTATATGATCAAGACGAGAGTAAGTGGTTGGCATTCAAAAATTATAATTTGAGGGAAATGGGACTAGGTATCACTAATGTAATGTCAATATTGAAATATAGTTATTATTATCATCTCACACCGGCTTTGAGGAGTTGTTTTAGCTATTGTGCGCTTTTCCCTAAAGATGACTTCATAGAGAAAGAGTTATTAATTAGGTTGTGGATGGCTCATGGATGTCTTGATGAACCACGTGACTGTGGAGATAAAGAAGACGTCGGGGATGAGTATTTTTCTATTTTATTGCATAGATGTTTTCTACATGAAGCGATAACAGATATATATGGTGAGATTAAATATTGTATGATGCATGATTTGATTCATGATCTTGTGAAAGAAGTAGCTGGAGAAGAGATTGTTACGTTAGATTCCCCTAAAGGCCGATTTGACAAAAGTTGTCATCTCTCATTTACACACGATGGATGTGTCTACTTGCGGTGGCCTCTTATGCAGGTGAGAGAGATGAAGGCATTGCGTACTTTTCTTACAGTTCCTAGATGGGCCTCTCTGGATTATCCTATGTCAGATGTTCACACAATTTGTGAGTCAGATTTCTTCCCAATTTGTTCGTTTAATGTTGATGAAATTTGTTCACATCTAAGACAATTGAGGTTATTGTATTTGAATCCCTTAACCTTTTACACTTTACCAAATAGTCTCAATAATCTGTCACACttgagggatcttgatctttcgGGGAATGGAAAATTGACTGTTCTCCCTAACTCAATTACCGAACTTTACAATTTGCAAGTGCTGAATTTGGATGGTACTAATATAAGAGAGCTGCCAAGAAACACTAGGAAACTCGTCAATCTTAGGCACTTATTTCTTCGTCACTGCAAGTTTTTGACACATATGCCACCCGGTTTGAACACTTTGACAAATCTTCATACTTTAACTACATTTGTGGTTGGAAAGGGAACTTTTATGCAAGGTAAACTGAGAGATCTCAATGATCTTGTTAACCTGAGAGGTGAACTCAGTATTATATTCAACAATAGTTCCAGTTGTGATTTGGCAAATTATCGACAAATAGAATTTCTAAGGACAAATCATGTAACGAAGCTGAACATACAATTCAGTGATCAAGGAGCTATCCATGAAACTTTATTGGATCGTCTCCAGCCTCACAGTAGACTCAAGGGAATTCAAATTGAGAGTTACGAAGCGTTCAAGTTACCTAGGTGGGCCGAGTCATTATCGTCTTCACTTCCAAACCTTGTTAAAATCCATCTTGTGAAGTTTGATAATTTAGAAATTCTCCCTTCACTTAGTGAGCTTCGCCACCTCAAATACCTTAAGCTTAAAGCTATTTCCAATGTGGAGTTTATGGAGAATGATGTTATCGGTCCTTCAAATGAGGAGTTGCTATTCTTTCCATCATTGGTAAAGCTTGAACTGTCTGAATTCCCAAAGTTGAAGAGATGGTGGAGAGACGACAGACGTAAGGTGACAGGGGAAGTTGGTTCCTCTTCGATAATTGTCCCAACCTTTTCCTCTCTACTTGACTTGATTTTGACTGATTGCCCAAGCTTGACACATTTTCCTTCATGTCCAAGCCTGTGTCATTTGGAAGTGCGTAGATGTCACAACGCACTGACCCTCTTGGAAAATAATAAAGCGGTTCAATGTCAACCCGAAATAGGCCAGACTTCAAGCTCGTCTTCTGGTATACCCTTGTTAGAAATGTACAATCTGACACTAGACAACGTTGGAGCGTTTCATTACTTGTGTGGGGAGTCTCACGAGGGTATTTGGTCTTTGTGGATTCAAGGTTTTGAGGGCGACAATTTGTCGACTTTAGCAAATAAGTGTGTAAGGTGCGTTTCTTCTCTTAAAGAGCTCAAATTCCTGGTAATATGGGATTGTCCAAAACTAAAGAGTTTGTCAGGAGCTCTAAAGCAACTTACTAGCCTTCAGGGCCTGACCATTAGCAAATGTGAAAATTTGGAGTTggaaaacaatgaaaaacaagcGAGTATGACGTCGTGGGAATCCCTTCACTTGCTCTCTTACTTGAGATTACATGATCTTCCGAAGTTGGTGTATCTGCCACAGGAATTTCAGTATTTGACCTCCCTACGATCCTTGTCGATATTCAACTGTGAAAATTTGGAATCCCTGCCGGAATGGATCAGCTGCCTCACATCCCTGCAAACACTTAAGATCTACAAGTGCGACAAGTTGAAATCGTTGCCAGAAGCAATCGCCCACATGCCTGCTCTGAACACTCTTGAAATAAGAAAGTGTGAAAGCCTTGAGAGAAGGTGTAGAAAACCAGATGGCGAGGACTGGCCCAAAGTACGTCACATTCGTTTAGATATTACTCCAGTTAAATAA